In one Nitrososphaera viennensis EN76 genomic region, the following are encoded:
- the metG gene encoding methionine--tRNA ligase, whose product MPEQSKKKSAIITSALPYANGEIHLGHIASTYLPADIFTRFSRLSGREAYHICASDDFGTPILIKAEKEGKTPEEYVAHWNRRDYDDFTALGISFDFFYRTSSPENVRFVQYVFTKLRENGHIYEHDVVQFYCEFDYKFLPDRYVVGRCPFCGAENQYSDLCEKCGRVPDEILDPKCAICGRPPVKKHSTHYFFKLSNFSDKLKAWLLSNQNLQPDVKNYVINWIDEGLQEWDITRDLSWGVPIPLPDAEGKKVFYGWFDNHLCYISTMTKFIEDNKGGRDGKKFWNESEIYHFIGKDIVYHHYLFLPAMRLGINEEYKLPDWIPTRGHLMLQNQKISKSRNWYIGLKQFLEAFPADYLRFYMASIVTYSQDDLNFDFDGFAEKINNELIANVGNFVNRALSFTQKTYGGKVPTPGDLGEDEKVAKSMVESAVRDAGLLLSANETDKALKKIMELSTYFNQYFQKKKPWSEKETADTTLYYAVNAARTLAILLEPFIPFSCEKLWAQLNLQESVHRQSWQSAAEFAVPAGHQLGKVEPIFKKIEAKEIEQQKAKLGVK is encoded by the coding sequence ATGCCGGAGCAGAGCAAGAAGAAAAGCGCGATCATAACAAGCGCCCTTCCGTACGCAAACGGCGAGATCCACCTCGGCCACATTGCCTCGACGTACCTGCCGGCAGACATTTTCACGCGCTTTTCGAGGCTGAGCGGGCGCGAGGCCTACCACATCTGCGCGTCGGACGACTTTGGCACGCCCATCCTCATAAAGGCAGAGAAGGAGGGCAAGACGCCGGAAGAGTACGTGGCGCACTGGAACAGGCGCGACTACGACGATTTCACAGCTCTTGGCATATCGTTTGACTTTTTCTACCGCACGAGCTCGCCCGAGAATGTCAGGTTCGTGCAGTACGTCTTTACGAAACTTCGTGAAAACGGCCACATCTACGAGCACGATGTCGTGCAGTTTTACTGCGAATTTGACTACAAGTTCTTGCCGGACCGCTACGTCGTCGGCAGGTGCCCGTTCTGCGGTGCCGAGAACCAGTATTCGGACCTGTGCGAAAAGTGCGGGCGCGTCCCGGACGAGATACTGGATCCAAAATGCGCCATATGCGGCCGTCCTCCTGTCAAGAAGCACAGCACTCACTATTTTTTCAAGCTCTCCAACTTTTCCGACAAGCTAAAGGCGTGGCTCCTCTCGAACCAGAACCTGCAGCCAGACGTCAAGAACTATGTCATCAACTGGATAGACGAGGGACTGCAGGAATGGGACATCACCCGCGACCTCTCGTGGGGCGTGCCGATACCGCTTCCAGACGCAGAGGGCAAGAAGGTGTTCTACGGCTGGTTTGACAACCACCTCTGCTACATCTCGACTATGACAAAGTTCATCGAGGACAACAAGGGTGGACGTGACGGCAAGAAATTCTGGAACGAGTCAGAGATATACCACTTTATAGGAAAGGACATAGTCTACCACCACTACCTGTTCCTGCCGGCGATGCGCCTTGGCATAAACGAGGAGTACAAGCTGCCGGACTGGATACCGACGCGGGGCCACCTCATGCTCCAGAACCAGAAAATATCAAAGAGCAGGAACTGGTACATCGGGTTAAAGCAGTTCCTCGAGGCGTTCCCGGCGGACTACCTCCGCTTCTACATGGCGTCAATAGTGACGTACTCGCAGGACGACCTCAACTTTGACTTTGACGGCTTTGCCGAGAAGATAAACAACGAGCTCATAGCAAACGTGGGCAACTTTGTCAACCGCGCGCTCTCGTTCACGCAAAAGACGTACGGCGGCAAGGTTCCTACACCCGGCGATCTTGGCGAGGACGAGAAAGTGGCCAAGAGCATGGTCGAGTCAGCTGTCAGGGACGCTGGCCTGCTCCTGTCGGCAAACGAGACTGACAAGGCCCTCAAAAAGATAATGGAGCTTTCGACCTACTTTAACCAGTACTTCCAGAAGAAAAAGCCGTGGAGCGAAAAAGAGACTGCAGACACGACGCTCTATTATGCGGTCAACGCGGCAAGGACGCTTGCAATACTGCTGGAGCCGTTCATACCGTTCTCGTGTGAAAAGCTCTGGGCGCAATTGAACCTGCAGGAAAGCGTGCACCGGCAGAGCTGGCAGTCGGCTGCGGAGTTTGCGGTGCCGGCGGGCCACCAGCTTGGAAAAGTCGAGCCGATCTTCAAAAAGATAGAGGCAAAGGAAATAGAGCAGCAAAAGGCAAAGCTTGGTGTTAAATGA
- a CDS encoding Rieske (2Fe-2S) protein, whose amino-acid sequence MTLVKVANQGEVKENGGKEVNVNGTRIALFYSNGKYYALEALCRHQDKPIAPGKIDGEVVECPWHSWHYNIRTGELLDYLEGVKMTTYRVDVKGNDIYIDV is encoded by the coding sequence TTGACGCTGGTCAAAGTGGCCAATCAGGGAGAAGTCAAGGAGAACGGGGGCAAGGAGGTAAACGTCAACGGTACAAGGATCGCGCTCTTTTACTCAAACGGCAAGTATTACGCGCTGGAGGCGCTGTGCCGGCATCAGGACAAGCCCATTGCGCCCGGCAAGATCGACGGCGAGGTGGTAGAGTGCCCGTGGCACTCGTGGCACTACAACATCCGCACGGGCGAGCTTCTGGACTACCTCGAGGGCGTCAAGATGACCACGTACAGGGTGGATGTCAAGGGCAACGACATCTACATCGACGTCTAA
- a CDS encoding adenosylhomocysteinase translates to MPGKKIADTNLAQKGRLSHEWARARMSIIEKIVVGKDSKLLEGLTVGFCLHVTKETSVLVMAAKRLGAKVALCSANPLSVRDDIAAFLQQEGASVFAWRGETAQEYRDCIRQVLALSPQIVTDDGGDMHAAAHRAKVNSIIGGTEETTSGVKRLLALERSGRLMYPVIAVNNARTKYLFDNRHGTGQSTLDGIMRATGMFLPGAHVVVCGYGWVGKGVAAKARGMGAVVTVTEVDPVRALEARMDGFEVTTLLDAAPYGDLFVTCTGQTGVIRKEHFAKMKDGAILANTGHFDVEIDASFLYSNARPEEVRPGVERFDIIVAGGKKKKKLYLLSKGRVVNLVAAEGHPPEVMSLSFANQLMSILHVAKNYEKMERKVYGVPEEIDLQVAKSALDAMGVRIDEMTEEQKKYQNSG, encoded by the coding sequence TTGCCGGGGAAGAAAATAGCAGACACAAATCTTGCGCAAAAAGGAAGGCTGTCGCACGAATGGGCGCGTGCGCGCATGTCTATCATTGAGAAAATAGTAGTTGGCAAGGATAGCAAGCTCCTTGAAGGCCTGACGGTCGGGTTTTGCCTGCACGTCACAAAAGAGACGTCCGTGCTTGTCATGGCGGCAAAGAGGCTCGGTGCCAAGGTCGCGCTGTGCTCTGCAAACCCGCTTTCTGTGCGGGACGACATTGCCGCGTTCTTGCAGCAAGAGGGCGCGAGCGTTTTTGCCTGGCGGGGCGAGACCGCGCAAGAGTACCGCGACTGCATAAGGCAGGTGCTTGCGCTTTCTCCCCAGATAGTCACGGACGACGGAGGCGACATGCACGCGGCCGCCCACAGGGCAAAGGTCAATAGCATCATTGGAGGCACGGAGGAGACAACGTCAGGCGTCAAGCGCCTTTTGGCGCTAGAGAGGTCGGGCAGGCTGATGTATCCCGTCATTGCGGTGAACAACGCCAGGACGAAATACCTCTTTGACAACCGCCACGGGACCGGCCAGAGCACCCTTGACGGGATCATGCGTGCAACAGGCATGTTCCTGCCCGGAGCGCATGTAGTTGTATGCGGCTATGGCTGGGTTGGAAAGGGGGTCGCGGCAAAGGCGCGCGGGATGGGCGCGGTGGTGACCGTTACCGAAGTCGATCCTGTCAGGGCCCTTGAGGCCAGGATGGACGGCTTTGAGGTGACGACCCTCCTTGACGCTGCTCCATATGGCGACCTGTTTGTCACGTGCACCGGCCAGACAGGCGTGATAAGAAAAGAGCATTTTGCAAAAATGAAGGACGGCGCGATTTTGGCAAACACCGGCCACTTTGACGTCGAAATAGACGCGTCCTTTCTCTATTCAAATGCAAGGCCGGAGGAAGTGAGGCCCGGCGTGGAGCGTTTTGACATCATTGTTGCCGGCGGCAAGAAAAAGAAAAAGCTGTACCTGCTGTCAAAGGGCAGGGTGGTGAACCTCGTCGCGGCGGAAGGCCACCCGCCAGAGGTCATGTCGCTCTCTTTTGCCAACCAGCTGATGTCCATACTGCACGTTGCGAAAAACTACGAAAAGATGGAGAGAAAGGTCTACGGCGTGCCGGAAGAAATAGACCTGCAAGTCGCAAAGAGCGCCCTTGACGCAATGGGCGTCAGGATAGACGAAATGACAGAGGAGCAGAAAAAATACCAGAACTCTGGGTGA
- the cysS gene encoding cysteine--tRNA ligase, with amino-acid sequence MKLYNTLTRNIEELKPEDNAVRMYVCGVTVYDSSHIGHARTVIVFDVLRRYLMSKGYAVKFVQNFTDVDDKIINRAKAEGKKAEEISSKYIDAYFHDFGGLNVLAADVHPKATEHIAEMIGLIQGLMDKGYAYLTLNGVYFRVKKFAGYGKLSRKPVEELEAGARIEVDQSKEDPMDFALWKFSSEPPFWDSPWGRGRPGWHIECSAMALKYLGNTFEIHGGGHDLVFPHHENEIAQSESFTGAQFAKIWMHSGMVTINSQKMSKSLGNIVTIEKALERWGMNTLRLYCLSVHYAKPLNYTDELLKESAQRWRQIETCAFELASAAAGGGGGGEEVDAVKKLASESEKAFDAAMGDDLNTSLALAAFLQFVTKLNQYAASDRLTGDMAKAALPAFDRIMSILGLKVAETSPQEQKEVEEMIAARNRLRAEKRFKEADEIRKGLLARSIELMDHKGRTVWKKIERPEQQQ; translated from the coding sequence GTGAAACTGTACAACACACTGACGCGCAATATCGAGGAGCTAAAGCCTGAGGACAATGCAGTCAGGATGTACGTCTGCGGAGTCACCGTCTATGACAGCTCGCACATCGGCCATGCAAGGACGGTCATTGTCTTTGACGTGCTCAGGCGCTACCTGATGTCAAAGGGCTATGCGGTCAAGTTCGTCCAGAACTTCACCGACGTCGACGACAAGATAATCAACCGCGCAAAAGCAGAGGGCAAAAAGGCAGAGGAGATTTCAAGCAAGTACATCGACGCCTATTTCCACGATTTTGGCGGCCTGAACGTGCTTGCGGCCGACGTGCACCCAAAGGCGACGGAGCACATTGCCGAAATGATCGGCCTGATACAAGGTTTGATGGACAAGGGCTATGCCTACCTTACACTGAACGGCGTGTATTTCCGCGTCAAGAAATTTGCCGGGTACGGCAAGCTGTCAAGAAAGCCGGTGGAGGAGCTGGAGGCAGGTGCAAGGATAGAAGTCGACCAATCAAAGGAAGACCCGATGGACTTTGCGCTGTGGAAGTTCTCCTCAGAGCCTCCTTTCTGGGACAGCCCGTGGGGCAGGGGCCGGCCCGGCTGGCACATAGAGTGCTCGGCGATGGCGTTGAAATACCTCGGCAACACATTTGAGATCCACGGCGGCGGCCACGACCTCGTCTTTCCGCACCACGAAAACGAGATTGCGCAGTCCGAGTCGTTCACCGGCGCGCAGTTTGCGAAAATATGGATGCACTCTGGCATGGTCACGATAAACTCGCAAAAGATGAGCAAGTCGCTTGGCAACATCGTCACGATAGAAAAGGCGCTTGAAAGGTGGGGGATGAACACGCTGCGCCTGTACTGCCTCTCGGTGCACTATGCCAAGCCGCTTAACTATACCGACGAGTTATTGAAAGAGTCGGCGCAGCGCTGGCGCCAGATAGAGACGTGCGCCTTTGAGCTTGCGTCGGCAGCTGCAGGGGGCGGAGGAGGAGGCGAAGAGGTGGACGCCGTGAAAAAGCTGGCAAGCGAGTCGGAAAAGGCATTCGACGCGGCTATGGGCGATGACCTGAACACGTCGCTTGCGCTCGCCGCTTTTCTGCAGTTTGTCACGAAGCTGAACCAGTATGCCGCATCTGACAGGCTGACAGGCGACATGGCAAAGGCCGCGCTGCCGGCGTTTGACAGGATAATGTCCATCCTGGGCCTGAAGGTGGCAGAGACAAGCCCGCAGGAGCAAAAAGAGGTTGAAGAGATGATAGCTGCCCGCAACAGGCTGAGGGCCGAGAAAAGGTTCAAGGAGGCAGACGAGATCCGCAAGGGCCTGCTCGCACGCTCGATAGAGCTGATGGACCACAAGGGCCGCACGGTCTGGAAGAAGATAGAGCGGCCGGAGCAGCAACAGTAG